One genomic window of Cellulophaga sp. Hel_I_12 includes the following:
- a CDS encoding sodium:alanine symporter family protein, protein MNNLLQRIEDAIVAFSNWIWDIPLLILLIGGGVYFLMYSRLLPFKHFWYAIEILKGKYDNKNNPGQISAFQALSTALSSTIGMGNIAGVAIAISMGGPGALFWMWISAIIGMTTKYFTCSLAVMYRGKDDSGEMQGGPMYVITEGLGKKWKPLAIFFSMAGLIGSLPIFTANQLTQALNNILLPALGYQESIASSLLLGIIISVFVSMVILGGIKRIASFASKLVPAMVILYFLSVSYILIVNHTAIIPSFYLIFQDAFTGNAVLGGSIGSIIIIGVRRAAFSNEAGIGTAPMAHGASRNQEPVREGLIAMLGPFIDTIVVCTLTALAILVTNSWLQPNMEGVTITLNAFIQTMPRYGSFLLAFIVSIFAFTSLFTYSYYGSKCISFLFGTKFKKSYNYIYIVSIIVGAVSSMTGIVALIDISFALMAIPTMISAIILSPKVMHATKLYFNKLENK, encoded by the coding sequence ATGAATAACCTATTGCAGCGTATTGAAGACGCAATCGTAGCGTTTAGCAATTGGATTTGGGACATTCCCTTATTGATTTTACTGATTGGTGGAGGGGTTTATTTTTTAATGTATTCCAGGTTATTGCCATTTAAACATTTTTGGTATGCCATAGAAATCCTTAAAGGTAAATATGACAATAAAAACAATCCAGGACAAATAAGTGCTTTTCAGGCATTATCCACCGCGCTGTCCTCAACTATAGGAATGGGCAATATTGCAGGTGTTGCCATTGCCATTTCCATGGGTGGCCCAGGTGCCCTGTTTTGGATGTGGATAAGTGCCATCATTGGAATGACAACCAAATATTTTACGTGTTCCTTGGCCGTAATGTATCGAGGGAAAGACGATTCGGGTGAAATGCAAGGTGGCCCCATGTATGTCATTACGGAAGGCTTGGGTAAAAAATGGAAACCCTTGGCGATATTTTTTTCAATGGCAGGGCTTATAGGGTCGCTGCCCATTTTTACCGCCAACCAGTTGACACAAGCCTTAAATAATATTTTACTTCCGGCTTTAGGTTATCAAGAGTCAATTGCATCATCACTTTTGTTAGGAATCATTATCAGTGTTTTTGTGTCCATGGTAATTCTGGGAGGTATAAAAAGAATTGCAAGTTTTGCCTCAAAACTTGTACCCGCCATGGTCATACTATATTTCTTATCGGTCAGCTACATATTAATTGTTAATCATACAGCCATTATCCCCTCGTTTTATCTTATTTTTCAAGATGCTTTTACAGGCAATGCCGTTTTGGGAGGAAGTATTGGCAGCATCATTATCATTGGCGTAAGAAGAGCAGCGTTTTCAAACGAAGCCGGGATAGGTACGGCACCCATGGCTCACGGTGCATCCAGAAATCAAGAGCCTGTGAGAGAAGGGCTTATTGCTATGTTAGGGCCTTTCATCGATACCATTGTTGTTTGCACCTTAACGGCTTTGGCCATTCTTGTGACCAATAGCTGGTTGCAACCAAATATGGAAGGCGTAACCATAACGTTGAATGCGTTTATCCAGACCATGCCAAGATATGGGTCGTTCTTGCTGGCATTTATTGTGTCCATTTTTGCCTTTACTTCTTTATTTACATATTCTTATTATGGCTCAAAATGCATCTCGTTTTTATTCGGGACAAAATTCAAGAAGAGTTATAATTATATCTATATAGTTAGTATTATCGTTGGTGCGGTTTCTTCCATGACAGGAATTGTGGCTTTAATTGATATAAGCTTTGCGCTTATGGCAATCCCTACAATGATATCAGCAATTATACTGTCTCCAAAAGTAATGCATGCCACCAAATTATATTTTAACAAACTTGAAAACAAATAA